One segment of Enterobacter ludwigii DNA contains the following:
- a CDS encoding ogr/Delta-like zinc finger family protein, producing the protein MFHCPKCKHSAHARTSRYLSENTKERYHQCTNVDCSCTFVTMESVERLIATPGAAERVRTASQTHG; encoded by the coding sequence ATGTTTCATTGTCCTAAGTGCAAGCATTCCGCGCATGCGCGTACCAGTCGCTATTTAAGTGAAAATACCAAAGAGCGCTATCACCAGTGCACCAATGTGGACTGCAGCTGTACGTTCGTGACGATGGAGTCCGTGGAGCGTCTGATTGCGACACCTGGCGCCGCTGAGCGTGTCCGAACGGCTTCGCAGACCCATGGTTAG